TACAGCCTACTCATGTTGCTATCTACATAGCCATTCTGTTACTTTACATATTATGGGAAAAGTACAGATTTATtaagaagaaaaatacaattaatgtCTATTGTgtcttaattaataaattaaatgatgaATGGCAAGGTTTTTCTTGCACTTCATTCAGCACAAGATGAATCCACATATCAGTTCTTAAATTACGTGAAGGATTAGAGGGGTTTCAGAAAGGGTGGTTAGTTTGGAATTTGTTCCAGAGGAAATAGTTAGTGGGAATTCACCAAGGGAATTCAGGATGAAATAGGATCGGTTCCCTAAGAAAAGTCTCACAGCTATAGGAATCTGTAGGTCATGTTAGGGTTCTCTGTCAATAAACACATTATCTCCACAGCCCATTAAATGAGTCAGACTTGTCTACACATTGAAAGTGAACAGAAATCaggaaaatatttacctttatagGATCCATCATATAGACCTCAATATCTTACAGTAAAAGGATAATATGGGTAGTTTAAACATCAGACCTAAACTTGGCATTAGAAGGTTTTGACaattgttttaaagtgaaacCAGTTACTGTTACAGATATAGCGGTGTACGATCcagtatttggaaaaaaaggggACTGaatctaataaaatacttttgttttagttGAATTTTAAGGTTGTCATTACTGGTATCAGTGCTATAAtgggatttataaaaaatgttgatcGATGAATTGTAGCTGTGCATTGATTGCAGCCTTTGCATCTTACACATGTTCTTTTGTTCCAAGATAAAATGTGTGACTTTCATAACATCTAACCAATTTTGTTATTGTGTATGCAAAAATGACTGGTATGATGAGGTTGAGGTTGTACTCCTCAGAACTCTATCCAAAttaaatcaaaaaaagttttgtcttagATTTACCTTAGGCAAAGTTAACAATGGTACAGTTTCCTACAAATCATATTCTGGGGTGTCACAGCATTATTTACCACTACATGTACCTCAGCTTTTGAAGAGTACCCTGGAGAAACTCAGACTTCTATAGACCAAATATAGTCTAAAACAGACTTCAGTCTTCTTACTAATTAGTAATCCTAGAAATTTGTTTCAGgacatggggaacccttgctaatatcaaagaaaaaaaaaataccattcactGGGGGGGTTCCAAAGCTCAAGAATCCCCTAGCAAGCTCTAGAGGAGCCCAAGTTGAGATTGATTAGTCTATAACATTGAAATAACCTGAGTATAGATAAAAGTGTAGGTCTGGGCAATTTTTAGAGGAAAATCCAGCAATGTCTGTTCTAAAGAATGGTAAGGGGAAGCTATGGCATGGCATACTATTGTGTTCTCATATTACCATATAGTTCTTTATAAACATTCTATTATGTGCGTTAAAAAGCTCATAGTTGGCATTTCTGACTTCTTCTTCAAAAAGCTGTAATCCTAAAGGTTTCAGACACTGGTACAGACCAAGAACAGATATGAATATCTCAGACTTCACAAACTGCATGCTTAATATTGGATAGACAGTCAGTCTGAATTCACATAGgaagctcagcaatggcagctaccATATTTCTTCTGGTTTGTTTTAGGACATAATcctaaataacatattaaaatattttttcagatataTAGCCAATATAGTGATTGAGCTAATAATTCCAAGCTTAACTAAATATTTTAGGTagataataatatacaaatgaatgaaaatatgCACTCAGTGTATCTTACTTAAATTTAGCTTAAATTCTagcatttgtttttgattttttccaGACTAGGAAATGTCAATGCAAATGTAGGACATTCTAAAGAACAGAGGAGTTGTCTTTTCCTCCATTATTTACTGCCCAGTCACAGGATGGGGCCAAGGAGGTGACCAATCTGTATTGTATAGCTGTACGAGTGAAAGGTCAGGTCACCAGACTGGTTGTTTTGTCTGGAAGATTGTTTTAATCTCAGAAGTGGACATACAAacatgcaaatcctttggcaggtagaTTAGGCCCTGCATATGTATTTCAACtctgcattttctgttttgtctgAAATTCAGCATAATTAATATTAGAgtgaagaatttttttaaaatgtcccgCAGTGGTAGTTCACCATATCTTACCTGGGGTTCTCTATTCTGTAGTAAGGAGTCcctcattatttcattttaaggaAGTAAAATGCTACAATAATGTTACTGTTATCATGGGGATTCAAAGTAATTTCCTTTGAGGAAGAAAACAGGAAGATATAAAAagggacattattttaatagtaCATAACTTAGTGTGTGTAAAATCATTTGGAAAATATAGAGGCatgtttatacataaatacatagatgtaaaataaaaagtaatcacTTGTAAATAATGTGCCTAAGCGTTGTTTGATAATCCCAGTGCAGGTACCAGTACTCCCTAATATCCAATTGTGATCCTGTATTATTACCCCACAGCACAGGTTTACAGTAAAGACCACAACTGgcatttttaaaactcaattgTCACAATCAGGAACCCCANNNNNNNNNNNNNNNNNNNNNNNNNNNNNNNNNNNNNNNNNNNNNNNNNNNNNNNNNNNNNNNNNNNNNNNNNNNNNNNNNNNNNNNNNNNNNNNNNNNNNNNNNNNNNNNNNNNNNNNNNNNNNNNNNNNNNNNNNNNNNNNNNNNNNNNNNNNNNNNNNNNNNNNNNNNNNNNNNNNNNNNNNNNNNNNNNNNNNNNNNNNNNNNNNNNNNNNNNNNNNNNNNNNNNNNNNNNNNNNNNNNNNNNNNNNNNNNNNNNNNNNNNNNNNNNNNNNNNNNNNNNNNNNNNNNNNNNNNNNNNNNNNNNNNNNNNNNNNNNNNNNNNNNNNNNNNNNNNNNNNNNNNNNNNNNNNNNNNNNNNNNNNNNNNNNNNNNNNNNNNNNNTATTAGCTGTTCTTGCACTCCAACCTTGTCCAAATTGTTCCGCTGTAATTGTTTTGCACCTTATCTTTATTGcgtatgttttttaaaagtaaaaaatgcctTTGAGGCATATTGATctattatttatttcagtaaaaaaatgattggttgtaGCCTAGTGCTGTGTAGCTGTAACTGAATATAAGTACAGCCAGGCTATTCACATGTAAGCAGAACACACACCCTTTCATTGTAATCCTTTTGTACTTTGTGGTTGCCTGCACATTAGCTTGTTAGGGTAACATGATCTCTCTTGTTATGGAAAtctttattcttttataaatCTTGGACTTTCTGTGATCTTCTGCAGAGATTTTAAATACGCCAATGTGCACACAAATATGCCCTAGTGTAACATAAACACGGCCCTGCCAAAAAGTGGTTGAAGAGTTCACTAAAGGGCAACCAAAGATCATTTTCTTATGTTGTCACAAGATATGGTCTTTGACCTCAATTAGGTCACAAAAGTTGAGGATAATGAATGtcaatttctgtctttttttgcagTACATTGTGGTTAAACACCTTGTTTTACTGTGTCTACACAAAGTCTTTGATGTActgaaaaatattgtgttatggCCATGTATAAAATCTCTCCCAGATGAAGATGCTGCTCAAGACAGACTTTTGCAAAACTCCAAACAAGTCTGCTTATATTTCTATTTGTCaaataattgttaaaattattatcatataatttaaaatataaaaggtttgaaaaatggaaataaacaatAGCAGGAAAAAAATGGGGGGAAAGGGAAGGAAAAATTAAGAGCTAAGATGGCTAATCAGGATAAAGATTTATTAAGGGGTTAAAATATGAACAACTATCACTTTGTATCTCTCCATTGTTCATTTGTAAATGTTGTGTCAGACCTCCAATTTTTGGACAGGAGCAGCTTTTAAGGCTCCTGTATTTTCTCCCACTATGAGGTTTGAGAGATAATAATTGCAggagtatataataaaaaagagataGAGAAAGCTTGGGGTTTTGGAGGCAAGATCAAGATTGTAATAAGCTTTAGGCAATTCATACAATGAATTATAAATGCAATTCACATACATATAAGTACATATGACAATTGGTTTTCACATGCCAATAAGTTAGTCATGGGGGTGGTTCCTGTCAACTATACAGATTGGTAGTTACATAtgcttgtaaaacaaaaagactgtCTCAGTTCCGACGTGTATCACTGactggcttcatcaggggagaaCATAACATAGGGTTTGTTATATAGGAAATTAGTGAAATTATTCTGGAGAAAATTTGTGCAAACCGGGATTTTGAATTCTGCTTAAGGAAGCaataaacaagcaataaaaagatTATCAGGCAGCATCACAATCTGACAGGCTAGAGGCTGGAGCCTGTCAGACTGTGATGCTGCCTGATAATCTCTATATTGGGTCTTATATTGAACTTTTTATTGCTTTCACAAGCAGAATTCAATATCCTTCTTTGACCCCCTTGGCACTACTTTTACCCTCAGGAAGCCACTGGAGACTATAGTCTAGGTTACCATATTATCTAGTAATATCAGCTATTTCTAACAGCCTCCCCCTCGTAGAACATCTATAGTCTCCAACAACTCCTATGCCATGCATCTGGCCATTTCATAGATAGCAGATAACCTATCCCTTGACTCCCTGCAATGTTTGCAATTTCTGACTTTCTTTAACCTTTTCTGTAATCCGTCTACCATCTAGGCACAGGTAACTTTAACCATTCATATCGGCATGGACCAATCCACCTCTGACATGAAAATTCTAAATTGTTACCTAAAAAGGAAATGAAGGTCTTTTGTAGATTAGAGTTTTCAAAGTTGCACTTTGATCTGCCCATTCTTGCTACTCTAATTTGCCCATTGGTTTAACAGTCAATAGATATTGGAAGCATGAAGGGATGAATCATTGCACGCCAGATGAAACTGTGGtcacttttaataaattgtcCTGGATTTTAATAGTTTCCATGCCACTCTAAACCAATATGTACATACAAACAGATAAATATTCTAGTTATCCAATATCAAAATTAAACAGAGAACTATTCTTTCCATCTTAAGTGACCAAATACAGTGCAGTAATTAAAGcaccaataaatatattactttcaCTTATTGTAGTGAATATTAAAACAAGCATGTTaaaatgttcattctgcaatgCTGGTTACTTAATTGGGGGGTTACCAGTATATTTTTGTGAAGCTTTCTCCATTCATGTATTTACTTCttgtgtacttttttcttttgtaggaaGTTTTAACTTTGCCCTGGAATATAAAATGCTTCAAGACTCAATTCATCCAAAAAGGTTCCCAGCACAACAAGGTTTCAGAAGATGTTGGtgcagtgccatctagtggattGTATTTAAATGACAGTGTGCAAGATCAGTTCTGGAGATTCTTCATTTGGGAATATGGCTGCAAGTTCACTAACTGCTACAAAACTTATCCAGAGATGTGACATTACAATTAAGCTTCACTACAACTACACAGggaaatcaataaaatgtgaTGGCGATCAAATGGAAAAAACTAGCATGCTGTTTCTTATCATATGCAGCTTCATAGTGCTGGAAAACTTCATGGTACTTATTGCTATATGGAAAAACAACCGATTCCATAACAGGATGTACTTCTTTATTGGCAATCTTGCACTTTGTGATTTACTGGCTGGGATTGCTTATATAGTCAATATTCTAATGTCTGGAGCAAACACATGTACTATTTCACTGACTGCATGGTTTGTCAGGGAGGGCAGTATGTTTGTTGCCCTGGGAGCATCTACATTCAGTTTGTTGGCTATTGCTATTGAAAGACACTTAACGATGATAAAAATGAGGCCTTATGATGCCAATAAGAAATATCGTGTATTTCTGCTCATCGGGACCTGTTGgcttatttctttttcattaggTGCCCTGCCAATTCTTGGTTGGAATTGCATTAACAATTTAGATGATTGTTCTACAGTGCTACCTCTTTATTCCAAAAAGTATGTTGGATTTTGCATTAGCATTTTTATAGTTATTCTGATAGCCATAGTCATCCTCTATGCTAGAATCTATATCTTGGTGAAGTCAAGCAGCAGAAGGGTTACAAATCACAGCAATTCTGAAAGATCAATGGCACTCCTTAGGACTGTTGTCATTGTCGTGGGTGTCTTCATAGCCTGCTGGTCACCTTTGTTCATCCTTCTTTTAATCGATGTAGCCTGTAAAGTTATGGAGTGCAAGATACTATATCAAGCTCAATGGTTTATTGCTCTGGCTGTTCTCAATTCAGCCTTGAATCCTCTCATCTACACTCTGGCCAGCAAAGAGATGAGACGGGCTTTTTTCCGCCTGGTGTGCGGTTGCTTAGCCAAGACCAGTACCTCGAGGTCTCTTCCAATTCAGCCAACACCGGACCAAAGCAGGAGCAAGTCCAGCAGTGGTAGTAATTCTCCTAAACACAAAGGATTTATACAAACCCAATCTCAAAGCAAAGAGGACAAAAGTGAATCTTCATTTCAGAATGGAAAAATTATCAAATGACTTTCTCCTGGGCATGAGTAGTTCACAATCTGCTCTGTATTGAGGACTAAAAAGACTATAAGGACAGTAGAAACTGCATCATTGTATTATAGTTTCCCGCACTTAAATTATATCATAGTAACATGATGTTCTATATTTAATGCAtggatttctacatttttataaattgctGTAACTCAGGTAATAGATTGCATGTTACGAtcagttacattttaaatgcttatatgCAGAAATCCCAGAATCTTGTCTATACAATTCAACGTTATACTCCATGAGTTCATATATTATATCTGTAGACTTttctaaattaaacaaataacacTATTTTGCAGTGGTCTcattgcaacataaaaaaacaagacaaaaaacagTTGTGTTAAAAGCATGGTGTATTTAGGGATACTaaatttttttgtagtaaaaaaaaatacatctaatacCAGAACAAAGGGAAACACATACTTTATAATACAGTAGCTGGGCAGTGCAGAAACAACAACATGATTCTGAAATGTAACAATTCATTCTCATTGTGCATATTAGGCAGAGGCTGGAGGCTTTTCAATTATCCTAGCCACAATAAAAGCCAGCTTTCAACCATATGCATTTCATTATAAAATGTAGTAACTTTCAAGAATGAAAGGTCAACAACTACAATTCAGAGTGGAAGACACTGTTGGTTCTTGTAAATTAGCATGGGTGGGACTGCCCTTCACATTTTAACTAATTACATTCTGCTAGTGGTCATGGAATTCTGTTTCTTGCTTTTTGTCCTATAAAAAAGACTATTTTAATAATCTTTATTGGTGTCTAATCTGGTCACACTGTTAGAATACAGAATAAACTACAGTTTGTCGCAGCTTCAGCAATTAGGCATACAGAGATCTTCTTGgggtgcaaattaaaaaaaaaaacagcaatgatgtgtttaatttaaaaacattctaCCTGTTAGTTTTAGAACTAAAGAACTAACTATTGGTTGAAATAGAGTACATTGTATTTTACTACTCATCATTGTTATACCCTCACAACAAAGATATGATGCTCCTGTTTAAAGAAGGAAATGTTGATTGGGCAAATGTAAGTTATTaacttagatttttttattttcttgttgtttATTCATTAGCCCCATTTGAACCCCCATTGAAAATGGCGGGTCCTTTTGGTTTTTGCAAGGGTCAATCATTTCCTTGGTACACCATGGGCAGTCTTTATTCCTAAATGCTGTATCAAAATTTTTGCGTTTCCAGCTGCAAGGCTGGTTGCATCCTAGTTCTGTATTGCTCCCACTGGTGACACAAACTTTTACTTCATCACACATATTTTACAAGGGGTATAATCCACAAAGATTATAAACCTATTTTGTGCCCAGGAAATGCAGAAATATCTCCCCAATTAGACAGGTTTTAAGGTTTGAATTGATCCCTACTCCGTCAAAAACTAAAAATGGGCATAGGGAATGAAGCAAAGTCTTTCTAATGAAGacatagaaagcaataaaaacttgaacttcTCAATATGTCACACTAAACTAGTACAAGGGTAGTTCTGCTTATCCCTGCAGTATCGTATACAATTATTCTTGTCTGTATCCAAAGGCCAAATAGCTGAAATTAAAAAGCAGTCTAAAGCAGAATAAACTAGATACGaatgataaaacatattttaatccataaaaattaaaatgcaccTAAATAGTAAATAGCCTTGATCAGTAGTGTATAAACCAGGCAAAGGCCTCCCTTTAAGAGCCAAGGACACATCAGTAGGAGACACATTCACTCTCACTAGACAACTGGAAGCAAAAGAAGAACAAGATGGAATATTCAAGCTGAAGATTATGTACCGCCACATGTTTCAAGGTCATCTCACTTTATCTGCATGTTACACAGAGATAACTCCATGGAACATTGCGGGTGcatggtttatatttttaaataaagtataaaacaacAATATGGAATTTAGTTACATTATGGTGTGGATAGTGATAACTGCTTTAAATGTCATCAAGTTAGGCGGTTAGATCTAATTCAGTGTAAATTGATTGACCTGATATAGGCATGAGCGTTTGGTTATTTGACTTATAGTAGCTCTTTGATTGATTGATTTGGCATatacaatgtgtttttaatggttaCTAAGCAAACTGCATGTGGGTGATTGTTAAGGTGATCAGGAAACtaatgaaaaacttaaaaaataaaaacaagtaatcAGTAAACAGTATTTGAAACACGATTCAACTGACCAGGCCCTAAGAAAGCACCAGCAATGCTTTCCTGCATAGTGGACAGAATGTCTACTATGCAGGAAAGCATAGTGACTGCTGCTCTGACTGTATATATCACAGGAATGCTATTAGGGGCAAGAACACATATCTCTTGTGGTCTTGTAAGCTCAAATACCCACAACAGAAGGATGAGTCCTCCCATTTGTATGCACAAATATTCCTTTCATCTAAGGTCTTTCGAGGCCTCTTAGCTTGCCAAAATGGCCCCATCAGTGCCCATGGCATAGGAAGTCTTTAAGCCCAAGAACAAATTCATTTCAGCTTGAAAGTTTGCCCCTAGTTACTATTCCTGGCATGTAGAGATGTCCTTTACCCTAAGTGCAGGCTTTAATAAAGACTAGTTGCCAGTctccaggaggaggaggcattgtCAAGTGGCTACAGTTccagtttctttttattataagatttattttttattaggaatgtTTAGGCCTCTTTTCAATGCTTGTAGATCTTCTGCAAGCTTTTAAAGTTTGTCTTTGCAAGTGGTCATTTCACTTACAGAGTTTGAAAGACCTTTAACACCTTTGTACAATTTCAGAGATCATGGATTCAGTTTGTTGGGTACTGTTTTGAATTCT
This Pyxicephalus adspersus chromosome 6, UCB_Pads_2.0, whole genome shotgun sequence DNA region includes the following protein-coding sequences:
- the S1PR3 gene encoding sphingosine 1-phosphate receptor 3, producing MTVCKISSGDSSFGNMAASSLTATKLIQRCDITIKLHYNYTGKSIKCDGDQMEKTSMLFLIICSFIVLENFMVLIAIWKNNRFHNRMYFFIGNLALCDLLAGIAYIVNILMSGANTCTISLTAWFVREGSMFVALGASTFSLLAIAIERHLTMIKMRPYDANKKYRVFLLIGTCWLISFSLGALPILGWNCINNLDDCSTVLPLYSKKYVGFCISIFIVILIAIVILYARIYILVKSSSRRVTNHSNSERSMALLRTVVIVVGVFIACWSPLFILLLIDVACKVMECKILYQAQWFIALAVLNSALNPLIYTLASKEMRRAFFRLVCGCLAKTSTSRSLPIQPTPDQSRSKSSSGSNSPKHKGFIQTQSQSKEDKSESSFQNGKIIK